A portion of the Paenibacillus hamazuiensis genome contains these proteins:
- a CDS encoding GerAB/ArcD/ProY family transporter yields MDKSLQVTVMYLLTHVGLIFFMYPTEIIESVPIGHWSPILLGFLFHVTLLGIFTKGLSYFKSQNLIDIFLGAGKAFAVILLVPVTFYFLMEIVIMVRAYSEIIKMIFLENTPIWAIIALLLAVTTMISSLGIETVFRTGLLIAVLFLPIFLLVLSISFQNADWRYVFPLMDERAVSLSYVLSRPFLLSLFAFAGGFTFLGFIQPYIPYKRRSVMGASALLLPLFLISVYVPLLTFGQNTVFELQFPFITAIDTVNITWLMFDRVTMFFMITLICFVLLFFSLVMWKATLLIRRALPFIRPIPAKLLLALALFILCLQIPDFKTVEQLLWWNTFLRLYVTIAIPFITLILGIRHHRKGAVFS; encoded by the coding sequence ATGGATAAAAGCTTGCAAGTGACGGTCATGTATCTCCTGACGCATGTGGGGCTTATTTTTTTCATGTACCCGACGGAGATTATTGAATCAGTGCCTATAGGCCATTGGAGCCCCATATTGCTGGGATTTTTGTTTCATGTCACTTTGCTCGGCATATTCACGAAAGGCTTAAGTTATTTTAAGTCCCAAAACTTGATCGATATTTTTCTCGGGGCGGGCAAAGCTTTTGCCGTCATCCTGCTTGTGCCCGTAACTTTCTACTTTTTGATGGAGATCGTTATCATGGTCCGCGCATATTCGGAAATCATCAAGATGATTTTTTTGGAGAATACGCCGATATGGGCGATAATCGCCTTGTTGCTGGCGGTAACGACGATGATTTCCTCCCTCGGCATCGAAACGGTGTTCAGAACGGGACTGCTTATTGCCGTTCTGTTTCTCCCCATATTCTTATTGGTTCTTTCCATTTCATTCCAAAATGCGGATTGGCGTTATGTTTTTCCTTTAATGGACGAACGGGCGGTTTCTTTGTCGTACGTATTGAGCCGTCCTTTCCTGCTTAGCTTGTTTGCATTCGCAGGAGGATTTACCTTTCTCGGTTTCATTCAGCCTTATATCCCTTACAAACGCCGCAGCGTAATGGGGGCCAGCGCGCTGCTTCTCCCGCTGTTTCTGATCTCGGTTTACGTCCCTTTGCTTACATTCGGACAAAACACGGTGTTCGAGCTTCAATTCCCGTTCATCACGGCGATAGATACGGTGAATATTACTTGGCTGATGTTTGACCGGGTCACGATGTTTTTCATGATTACTCTGATTTGCTTCGTTTTGCTCTTTTTTTCATTGGTCATGTGGAAGGCGACTTTGCTGATTCGGCGCGCTTTGCCTTTTATCCGGCCGATCCCGGCGAAGCTGCTGCTGGCTCTGGCTCTATTTATCCTTTGTTTGCAAATTCCGGATTTTAAAACCGTTGAACAGCTGCTTTGGTGGAACACCTTTTTGCGCCTTTATGTGACGATTGCCATTCCGTTCATCACGCTGATTTTGGGAATTCGTCATCATCGAAAAGGAGCGGTTTTTTCATGA
- a CDS encoding sugar phosphate isomerase/epimerase family protein, giving the protein MLKRHTDEEPDSALKLKIRSMKVGFTGSFYPVPDGVDQEAAAEWQLRRAAELGCEVLQVRHLPKERSGLEELGRLAQSLAVELEMSVPGAFGLAGPFADPDAKAMFVQGMEQAKLLGMPVVRTAYGRLKAATSRFNRSMSVRDHLDALLPSLKEAARIAGDAGILLAVENHCDFTGRELAHLLDAVDSPLVGAALDTANGFTVFCDPNEDIEALAPYAFTTHMKDMVVVDSPVRGLIPFTAFGCPLGSGHVDIPRALQLLAGSSPHAEGLHLIIEPGWMRWEQDRDVKEQEAEFFRHGIEFLKALQHE; this is encoded by the coding sequence GTGCTGAAACGGCATACGGACGAGGAACCCGATTCCGCTCTGAAATTAAAAATACGCTCCATGAAAGTCGGGTTCACCGGAAGCTTTTATCCTGTTCCGGACGGGGTGGATCAGGAGGCTGCGGCGGAGTGGCAGCTGCGGAGAGCGGCGGAGCTTGGATGCGAGGTGCTGCAGGTCCGGCACCTTCCGAAGGAACGCTCCGGGCTTGAGGAGCTCGGACGGCTCGCGCAGTCGCTGGCCGTCGAATTGGAGATGTCCGTGCCCGGAGCGTTCGGGCTTGCCGGCCCGTTTGCCGATCCGGATGCCAAAGCGATGTTCGTGCAGGGCATGGAGCAAGCCAAGCTGCTCGGCATGCCGGTCGTGCGGACCGCCTACGGCCGGCTCAAGGCGGCGACCAGCAGGTTTAACCGCAGCATGTCCGTCCGGGACCATCTGGATGCGCTGCTTCCTTCCCTTAAGGAAGCGGCGCGAATCGCCGGGGATGCCGGCATCTTGCTTGCGGTCGAAAACCATTGCGATTTTACCGGCCGCGAGCTGGCCCATTTGCTGGATGCGGTCGATTCTCCGCTTGTAGGCGCGGCGCTCGACACGGCAAACGGCTTTACCGTATTTTGCGATCCGAACGAAGACATCGAGGCGCTGGCGCCTTATGCGTTTACGACCCATATGAAAGATATGGTCGTCGTCGATTCGCCGGTGAGAGGATTGATCCCGTTTACCGCGTTCGGCTGTCCGCTTGGAAGCGGGCACGTCGATATTCCAAGGGCGCTGCAATTGCTGGCGGGAAGCAGTCCGCATGCGGAAGGTTTGCATCTGATCATCGAGCCCGGCTGGATGAGGTGGGAGCAGGACCGGGATGTGAAGGAACAGGAGGCTGAGTTTTTCCGGCACGGCATCGAATTTTTAAAAGCGCTGCAGCACGAATAG
- a CDS encoding NAD-dependent epimerase/dehydratase family protein, with protein sequence MKNVLVTGGSGRLGRYVIEYLLERNYRVTGFDCAAPDAADYPAGVPFVKGDLTDPGDCMRAVSLSEAEAIVHLAAIPYDTDLHPGQSRIQRLPEDETMKVNTMGTYYLMDAARRFKHVKTVVMASSYYTLGLGRRISGTPFQVDYLPIDEDHPNRPEDTYALSKMIGEEILKTYSRAYGIRTVAFRLQGIDWPSRKSDYKYGDALEPRTVPKGGPVVTTYQYLDPRDAAQAFQLAIEAEHLEPFEAFYLLTDSRHSEETKHFAAKVWPELKEMAAHLEGTEGIITCKKLREKLGYEPKYSWRNQPETVKEAQTTP encoded by the coding sequence ATGAAAAACGTATTGGTTACGGGCGGCAGTGGCCGTCTCGGGCGTTACGTGATCGAGTACCTGCTGGAGCGAAACTACCGGGTGACCGGATTCGACTGTGCAGCCCCGGATGCGGCGGATTACCCGGCTGGCGTGCCGTTCGTGAAGGGAGATTTGACCGATCCGGGCGACTGCATGCGGGCGGTTTCGCTTTCCGAAGCGGAGGCGATCGTTCATCTTGCGGCCATCCCGTACGACACCGATCTCCATCCGGGGCAGTCCCGCATCCAGAGGCTGCCGGAGGATGAGACGATGAAGGTGAATACGATGGGGACGTATTATTTGATGGACGCAGCCAGAAGGTTCAAGCATGTGAAAACCGTCGTTATGGCGTCCTCCTATTATACGCTCGGACTTGGGAGAAGAATCAGCGGCACGCCGTTTCAGGTCGATTATTTGCCGATCGACGAGGATCATCCGAACCGTCCGGAGGATACGTATGCTTTGTCGAAAATGATCGGCGAGGAAATATTGAAAACGTACAGCAGAGCATACGGCATCCGGACCGTCGCTTTCCGCCTGCAGGGCATCGACTGGCCGTCCCGCAAAAGCGATTATAAATACGGCGATGCGCTGGAGCCAAGAACCGTTCCCAAGGGCGGGCCGGTCGTTACGACGTACCAGTATTTGGACCCCAGGGATGCGGCGCAAGCTTTTCAATTGGCCATCGAAGCGGAGCATCTGGAGCCGTTCGAAGCGTTTTATCTGCTGACCGACAGCCGCCACTCGGAGGAGACGAAACATTTTGCCGCCAAGGTGTGGCCGGAGCTTAAGGAGATGGCCGCTCATTTGGAGGGGACCGAGGGGATTATCACCTGCAAAAAGTTGCGCGAAAAACTCGGCTACGAGCCGAAGTATTCCTGGCGCAATCAGCCGGAAACAGTCAAGGAGGCTCAGACGACGCCATGA
- a CDS encoding Ger(x)C family spore germination protein, which translates to MIAKKGIHYALKMLLIAGFPVVLGGCWDIKDINHRALPIAMGLESHDGGYKISFLLPKTTQGRTDVRIVTDTGDTINSVIDRIGKNLEMQVDLLHLKVIVFDRGFAEQGLRDSISSFMRARDVSPKAIVAITEGKMETLFQKLKSSSTTSGMEIYDYFEKSAGWTPQVAQTRIWEVFRSLNSYTRDVVIPIVEAGQTTAIASTGSAVIKNAKMVDRITPDETLLFNVYHGLSSQGKIEVMAHASVLIVADKLTHRSSFEGNKPVLNSRMTLNVTVQETKGSPTVTMIKQELDELLARRLQRMFRKVQSKEADILGLGQFFRSKIPRDRLEHWRSDYYPHMELNLKVDSIIQNEGLLKMKQ; encoded by the coding sequence ATGATCGCAAAGAAAGGCATTCACTATGCTCTAAAGATGCTGCTGATAGCGGGATTCCCGGTCGTCTTAGGCGGATGCTGGGACATCAAAGACATCAATCATCGAGCCTTGCCCATTGCTATGGGTCTGGAAAGCCATGATGGAGGATATAAAATCTCTTTTCTCCTCCCGAAAACGACTCAGGGCCGAACCGACGTGAGAATCGTAACCGATACAGGCGACACGATCAACAGCGTCATTGACCGGATCGGCAAAAATTTGGAGATGCAGGTCGATCTGCTTCATTTAAAAGTCATCGTGTTTGATCGGGGGTTCGCTGAACAAGGTTTAAGGGACAGCATTTCAAGTTTTATGCGTGCACGCGACGTATCCCCCAAGGCGATAGTGGCCATTACGGAAGGAAAAATGGAAACCTTGTTTCAAAAGCTGAAATCCTCATCAACGACCAGCGGAATGGAAATTTATGATTATTTTGAAAAAAGCGCCGGGTGGACGCCTCAAGTGGCGCAAACGCGAATTTGGGAAGTTTTTCGAAGTCTTAATTCCTACACGCGCGACGTCGTCATTCCCATCGTCGAAGCAGGCCAAACGACGGCCATTGCAAGCACCGGCTCGGCTGTGATAAAAAATGCAAAGATGGTTGACCGGATTACCCCGGACGAAACCCTGTTGTTCAATGTTTACCATGGATTAAGCTCGCAAGGGAAAATCGAAGTTATGGCCCATGCATCGGTATTGATCGTAGCGGACAAGCTGACGCACAGATCTTCTTTTGAAGGGAACAAACCGGTTTTAAACAGTCGGATGACCCTGAACGTTACCGTTCAAGAAACAAAGGGATCGCCGACCGTAACCATGATCAAACAGGAACTTGACGAGCTGCTCGCCCGCAGGTTGCAGCGAATGTTTCGCAAGGTTCAATCCAAAGAAGCCGATATTTTGGGATTGGGTCAATTTTTCCGTTCCAAGATTCCCCGCGATCGCCTGGAACATTGGAGGTCGGATTATTATCCGCATATGGAGTTGAATCTTAAGGTTGATTCGATTATTCAGAACGAAGGACTTCTCAAAATGAAACAGTAA
- the kdpA gene encoding potassium-transporting ATPase subunit KdpA — protein MGFVQVAVTLAIILLLVKPAGSYLVKVFDYDKTALDRVFGPFERGIYRLTGVRWNEAMGWRAYLAAMLLSNFAMLLLMYLVLRLQTYLPLNPDGIGNMPAAQAFNTAVSFITNTNWQSYSGENGLSYLSQMLAVTFPMFTSAATGFAAAVAFIRGLIGRRDNLGNFYVDMVRAITRVFLPLSLVVALFLVFQGVPQTIRGAVEATTLEGQTQTITRGLVASLESIKHIGTNDGGWFGTNAAHPFENPTPLANLVHIVCMMLLPTSLVFAFGVMIKNKKQGWAIFAAMSIIFMVMLTTVFTAEYRGVPALDALGVHGNMEGKEVRLGISESALFTVVTTAATTGSVSSMHESLTPMGGFTALAEMMLNNVFGGKGVGLLNGLLYLILSIFICGLMVGRTPEFLGKKIEGGEVKLASIALLVHPVIILAPTALALIRPEAVASISNPGMHGLTEVLYAFASGAANNGSAFAGLNVNTDFYNIGIGIVMLLGRYISIIAMLAIAGSLAVKRVVPVTAGTLRTDTPLFTGVLVMIIVVIGALTFFPALALGPIAEHLAMLH, from the coding sequence ATGGGATTCGTGCAAGTAGCGGTTACACTTGCCATTATTTTATTGCTGGTCAAACCGGCGGGAAGCTACCTTGTGAAAGTATTCGATTACGACAAAACGGCTCTTGACCGGGTATTCGGCCCTTTCGAGCGCGGCATTTACCGACTGACGGGGGTTCGCTGGAACGAGGCGATGGGCTGGAGGGCGTATCTTGCCGCAATGCTTCTAAGCAACTTCGCGATGCTGCTGCTTATGTACCTGGTGCTCAGGCTGCAAACCTATTTGCCGCTCAATCCGGACGGGATCGGCAATATGCCGGCCGCGCAGGCGTTTAATACGGCCGTTTCTTTTATAACCAATACGAACTGGCAGTCGTACAGCGGGGAGAACGGGCTGTCATACTTGTCGCAAATGCTGGCGGTTACATTTCCGATGTTCACCTCAGCTGCGACAGGCTTCGCCGCAGCGGTCGCGTTCATTCGCGGATTGATCGGGCGCCGGGACAACCTGGGAAACTTTTACGTCGATATGGTGCGGGCGATTACACGCGTATTTTTACCGCTCAGCCTCGTTGTCGCTTTGTTCCTGGTATTCCAGGGAGTGCCGCAAACGATTCGGGGGGCTGTCGAAGCGACGACATTGGAAGGCCAAACGCAAACGATTACGCGAGGCCTGGTCGCTTCACTCGAGTCCATCAAGCATATTGGAACGAACGACGGGGGATGGTTCGGCACCAATGCGGCGCATCCGTTTGAAAATCCGACTCCGCTTGCGAACCTGGTTCATATCGTGTGCATGATGCTGCTTCCGACGTCGCTCGTCTTCGCTTTCGGGGTTATGATCAAAAACAAAAAGCAAGGCTGGGCGATTTTCGCGGCGATGAGCATCATTTTCATGGTGATGCTGACGACCGTCTTCACTGCCGAGTACCGCGGAGTGCCGGCATTGGATGCGCTCGGCGTTCACGGCAATATGGAAGGCAAGGAAGTACGGCTTGGCATATCCGAATCGGCCTTGTTCACCGTGGTGACAACTGCGGCAACGACCGGGAGCGTGAGCAGCATGCACGAATCGCTGACGCCGATGGGCGGCTTCACGGCTCTGGCCGAAATGATGCTGAACAACGTGTTCGGCGGGAAGGGCGTCGGGCTGCTCAACGGGCTGCTGTATTTGATTCTTTCCATCTTCATCTGCGGCCTCATGGTGGGGCGTACCCCGGAATTTCTCGGCAAGAAAATCGAAGGCGGGGAAGTGAAGCTCGCATCGATCGCCCTGCTGGTGCATCCGGTTATCATATTGGCGCCTACGGCGCTTGCGCTTATACGCCCGGAAGCGGTGGCGTCGATTTCCAATCCGGGCATGCACGGTCTTACCGAAGTGCTGTACGCTTTCGCATCGGGCGCCGCGAACAACGGCTCCGCTTTTGCCGGGCTTAATGTCAATACGGATTTTTACAATATCGGCATCGGGATCGTCATGCTGCTCGGGCGGTATATATCGATCATTGCAATGCTGGCCATTGCCGGGTCACTGGCGGTCAAGCGAGTCGTTCCGGTGACGGCGGGGACGCTAAGAACCGATACGCCGCTGTTTACGGGAGTTCTCGTCATGATTATTGTTGTGATCGGGGCTCTGACGTTTTTCCCGGCGCTTGCGCTCGGACCGATTGCCGAACATCTCGCGATGCTGCATTGA
- a CDS encoding APC family permease, whose amino-acid sequence MFSYLKRLLIGRPLKSTELGEQKISKTKALAILSSDALSSVAYGPEQILIVLISVGVAAFWYSIPIAVGVLILLVALILSYRQVIFAYPHGGGAYVVSKENLGMYPGLIAGGSLLVDYILTVAVSVSAGTDAITSAFPALHAHTVGIAVLFVILITILNLRGVTESASILAYPVYLFVLALFILIGAGIYQIAAGSVPPDLHAPIGTPIAGISLFLLLRAFASGSSALTGVEAISNAIPNFKDPAPNNAAKTLLAMGALLALLFSGIVYLAYYYGVAPKEEVTVLSQIAERTFGRNFMYFFIQGTTALILILAANTGYSAFPLLAVNLAKDKFIPRMFTIRGDRLGYSNGIIFLGVLSILLIIGFKGQTEHLIPLYAVGVFIPFTLAQTGMILKWVRQKPRGWQPKLMINTVGALISLVVSLMFFLTKFAQVWSVLVFLPLIILLFHRIKKHYDAVGDQLRITECAETLPIEGNVFILPVAGVTRVVENSLKYVKSLSPDQIIAVYVPFEREEEAIFEEKWGKWQPDVRLVTLHSPYRSIINPLSKFIDTVQRRAGESNYHVTVVIPQFIPKKAWHNILHNQSSLLIRAYLLRRRDVVVTTVPYHLTK is encoded by the coding sequence ATGTTTTCCTACCTGAAAAGATTACTGATCGGAAGGCCGCTGAAGTCGACGGAACTAGGGGAGCAGAAAATCAGCAAAACGAAGGCTCTGGCCATCCTTTCCTCGGATGCGTTATCTTCGGTTGCATACGGTCCGGAGCAAATTCTGATCGTCCTGATTTCGGTTGGCGTCGCAGCGTTCTGGTATTCCATCCCGATTGCGGTCGGGGTCTTGATCCTGCTAGTGGCGCTTATATTATCTTATCGGCAGGTGATCTTCGCTTATCCTCATGGCGGGGGAGCTTACGTGGTATCCAAGGAAAATCTCGGCATGTATCCCGGATTGATTGCCGGCGGATCGCTGCTTGTGGACTACATTTTAACGGTTGCGGTGAGTGTGTCTGCGGGAACGGATGCCATTACGTCGGCTTTTCCCGCGCTGCATGCCCATACCGTCGGCATAGCCGTTTTGTTCGTCATTTTGATTACCATATTGAATTTGCGGGGTGTTACGGAGTCCGCTTCCATTTTAGCCTATCCGGTTTATTTATTCGTTTTGGCTTTATTTATATTGATTGGAGCGGGTATTTATCAAATCGCTGCCGGTAGCGTACCGCCCGATCTGCACGCCCCTATCGGTACCCCGATCGCCGGTATCAGCCTGTTTTTGCTGCTCAGGGCATTCGCCTCGGGAAGCTCGGCTTTAACCGGCGTAGAGGCCATTTCGAATGCCATTCCGAACTTCAAAGATCCTGCCCCGAATAACGCGGCGAAAACGCTGCTCGCGATGGGGGCTTTGCTCGCTTTGCTGTTTTCGGGAATCGTTTATTTGGCTTATTACTACGGTGTTGCTCCCAAGGAGGAAGTGACCGTTCTTTCGCAGATCGCCGAACGGACATTTGGGCGGAACTTTATGTACTTCTTCATTCAAGGAACAACGGCGTTAATCTTGATTCTTGCCGCCAACACCGGGTATTCCGCCTTCCCGCTGCTTGCGGTAAACCTGGCCAAAGATAAATTTATTCCAAGAATGTTCACCATCCGAGGGGACCGGCTCGGATATTCGAACGGCATTATTTTTCTCGGCGTGTTATCGATTCTTTTAATCATCGGCTTTAAAGGGCAAACGGAACACCTTATCCCCCTTTATGCCGTCGGGGTGTTTATCCCCTTTACCCTTGCCCAGACGGGAATGATCTTAAAATGGGTTCGCCAAAAGCCGAGGGGATGGCAACCCAAATTAATGATCAACACGGTAGGCGCCCTGATCAGTCTGGTCGTGAGCCTTATGTTCTTTTTGACCAAGTTTGCGCAAGTATGGTCCGTGCTGGTTTTCCTGCCTTTGATCATTTTGCTCTTTCATCGGATTAAAAAGCACTATGACGCCGTTGGCGACCAGTTAAGGATTACGGAATGCGCAGAAACTCTTCCTATCGAGGGCAATGTTTTCATCCTGCCTGTTGCCGGCGTCACGCGGGTGGTGGAAAATTCGTTAAAATACGTAAAATCTCTTTCGCCCGACCAAATCATCGCGGTTTACGTTCCGTTCGAAAGGGAAGAGGAAGCGATATTTGAAGAAAAGTGGGGAAAGTGGCAGCCGGACGTAAGGCTGGTTACGCTGCATTCCCCGTACAGAAGCATTATTAATCCGCTGTCCAAGTTTATCGATACGGTTCAGCGGAGAGCCGGCGAGTCGAACTACCATGTGACAGTGGTAATTCCGCAGTTTATTCCCAAAAAAGCTTGGCATAACATCCTGCACAACCAGTCCAGCTTGCTTATTCGCGCTTACTTGCTGCGCCGCAGAGACGTGGTCGTAACAACCGTGCCGTATCATTTAACAAAATAG
- a CDS encoding spore germination protein: MELLERLQSRQKQDADLFLHRMLLARQPVTLTGYKSLIDLPHTMMLLQQQAQNAVAEDRPLFALASGIGEYMNDADEQAVIAAISEGNLVVFPDGSDMTFKLTPVNRTLSRSIEAPTTENVLRGSISAFIEDIDTNLGILKKQFISDKLRIQSYWVGTDQRRRAIILYTEGKASSKFNHDLIQKIESNLDKDIPNLQALAHVLGFSKWVLAPGFNTTELPQNAAWALGQGKTVLFLDRFPFAIIMPSVIMDMFAAENDHNFLPIFMFIIRFLRIIGVLSNMLMPGLYVALVSVNPDVLRIELALSIAGSREGVPYPAVFETLLLLVILELTLESSVRLPKTIGPTITMVGGIILGQAVVQAQLVSNVLIIILAATTIASFAVVGFNNAVIIRLPKYLILILSAMYGVLGLFVGMMLVCASLASASVFGIPYLYKWKAREHSDG, translated from the coding sequence TTGGAACTATTGGAACGTTTGCAGTCAAGACAGAAGCAGGATGCCGATTTGTTTCTTCATCGAATGCTGCTTGCCCGCCAGCCGGTCACGCTCACAGGATACAAATCGCTGATCGATTTGCCCCATACGATGATGCTGCTTCAGCAGCAGGCTCAAAATGCCGTCGCCGAAGATCGGCCTTTGTTTGCTTTGGCAAGCGGAATCGGCGAATATATGAACGATGCGGACGAGCAAGCCGTGATCGCGGCAATATCGGAAGGGAATTTGGTTGTTTTTCCGGACGGTTCCGATATGACCTTCAAGCTCACACCGGTAAACCGTACGTTATCCCGTTCCATTGAAGCGCCGACGACCGAAAACGTGCTGCGCGGTTCGATCAGCGCTTTCATCGAAGATATCGATACGAATCTCGGGATCCTGAAAAAACAATTCATTTCCGACAAATTGCGAATACAGTCGTATTGGGTAGGAACTGATCAGCGCAGACGAGCGATCATCTTGTACACGGAGGGCAAAGCAAGCTCTAAATTCAATCATGATTTAATTCAAAAAATCGAATCCAATTTAGACAAAGACATTCCTAACCTGCAAGCGCTGGCCCATGTGCTGGGATTCTCCAAATGGGTGCTCGCTCCCGGCTTCAACACGACGGAACTGCCCCAAAATGCCGCCTGGGCGCTCGGACAAGGGAAAACGGTTTTGTTTCTCGACCGCTTTCCTTTCGCCATAATTATGCCGAGCGTGATTATGGATATGTTCGCTGCCGAAAATGACCATAATTTTCTTCCCATTTTCATGTTCATCATCAGGTTCTTGCGGATCATCGGCGTACTCTCCAACATGCTGATGCCCGGATTGTATGTCGCGCTCGTTTCGGTAAATCCCGACGTACTTCGCATAGAACTTGCCTTGTCGATCGCCGGCAGCCGTGAAGGCGTCCCGTATCCGGCTGTTTTCGAGACGCTGCTTCTACTCGTCATTCTGGAACTGACGCTGGAGTCAAGCGTTCGGCTTCCGAAAACAATAGGACCTACGATCACGATGGTCGGCGGCATCATTCTCGGACAGGCTGTCGTGCAGGCGCAGCTTGTCAGCAACGTTCTGATCATTATTTTAGCGGCAACGACCATTGCCAGCTTTGCGGTGGTCGGATTCAACAATGCGGTGATCATCCGATTGCCGAAATATCTGATCCTCATTTTATCGGCGATGTACGGGGTACTTGGTCTATTCGTCGGGATGATGCTTGTTTGTGCAAGCTTAGCCAGTGCGAGCGTTTTTGGAATACCTTATTTGTATAAGTGGAAAGCAAGGGAGCATTCGGATGGATAA
- a CDS encoding potassium-transporting ATPase subunit F, producing the protein MLVIGIVAIALIIYLGFVLVKPEKF; encoded by the coding sequence ATGCTCGTCATCGGAATCGTTGCGATTGCTTTAATTATCTACCTTGGTTTTGTGCTGGTGAAACCGGAAAAATTTTAA
- a CDS encoding sugar phosphate isomerase/epimerase family protein, producing MTNRIRFGHTAITWDNSDIESAIPAIASCGYWGTETFGWVLEEWEASGRDLPGLMGRHGLQLTSLYCHLDLVDPNVRQEEIGKVLQWVEMYKKFAGPVVIIGGKMVHRPSFSLTDHLADVVATINELAERIADRGLLCCFHPHTGTPVETEEEIHRVMNALDSRYAAFAPDTGQIAKGGSEPLGIIKEYRELIRIVHVKDYIGGPIEHDAQGREIDKTGFLGYTPLGQGSVDIKGILQYLENSGYTGYAHVELDGNQWSPTRKGNPMLPPLEAIQTSKSYLQQLGYSNFKTDIPT from the coding sequence ATGACAAATCGGATCCGGTTCGGACATACCGCCATCACGTGGGACAATTCGGACATAGAGTCGGCCATTCCGGCCATCGCTTCGTGCGGCTATTGGGGTACGGAGACATTCGGCTGGGTGCTGGAGGAGTGGGAGGCGAGCGGCCGGGATTTACCCGGGCTGATGGGGCGGCACGGGCTGCAGCTTACATCGCTGTACTGCCACCTGGATCTTGTCGATCCGAACGTGCGGCAGGAGGAGATCGGCAAGGTGCTGCAGTGGGTGGAGATGTACAAGAAATTCGCCGGACCGGTCGTCATCATCGGGGGCAAAATGGTCCATCGTCCTTCGTTTTCATTAACCGATCATTTGGCCGATGTAGTTGCGACGATCAACGAATTGGCCGAACGAATTGCAGACCGGGGCTTGCTCTGCTGCTTTCATCCGCATACCGGAACTCCGGTGGAAACGGAAGAGGAGATCCACCGCGTGATGAATGCGCTGGACAGCCGTTATGCCGCCTTTGCCCCCGATACCGGGCAAATCGCCAAAGGCGGTTCGGAACCGCTTGGCATTATAAAGGAATACCGTGAGCTGATCCGCATCGTTCATGTTAAGGATTACATCGGCGGACCTATCGAGCATGACGCGCAGGGGAGGGAAATCGACAAAACCGGGTTTCTCGGTTACACCCCGCTTGGGCAGGGAAGCGTCGATATCAAAGGGATTTTGCAGTATTTGGAAAATTCCGGCTACACAGGTTACGCCCATGTGGAATTGGACGGCAACCAGTGGAGCCCGACCCGCAAGGGCAATCCGATGTTGCCGCCGCTGGAGGCAATACAGACGAGCAAAAGCTACCTGCAGCAGCTCGGCTATTCGAATTTCAAAACCGATATACCGACATAG